One genomic window of Aquisalimonas sp. 2447 includes the following:
- a CDS encoding sulfotransferase family protein — protein sequence MDHVDRRMAVDRERGFIYFRIPKAANSTICYRLARQKDPAIDNADDAKRSFMRGSDLTGDEVAHLEEHYFLFTFVRDPYARIASAYLDKVARLKGRQSAVLAGYQKRLSEPMTFLEFCRYLDENGLYADPHWFPQVAFVPLPVHQLDFVGRVERFESDYGALAESIHDGAADTLSDTWDPHRTQAQDQLTNVYCPESLDIVRRLYAVDFETFRYGDTPSWSAVGRDS from the coding sequence ATGGACCATGTCGACCGCCGCATGGCCGTGGACCGTGAGCGCGGCTTCATCTACTTCCGCATCCCCAAGGCCGCGAATTCGACGATCTGTTACCGGCTCGCCCGGCAGAAAGACCCCGCAATCGATAACGCCGATGACGCCAAGCGTTCGTTTATGCGTGGCAGCGACCTGACCGGGGACGAGGTGGCGCACCTGGAAGAGCACTACTTCCTGTTTACTTTTGTCAGGGATCCGTACGCGCGGATAGCGTCGGCATACTTGGACAAAGTCGCTAGGCTGAAGGGGCGACAGTCGGCAGTGTTAGCTGGATACCAGAAGCGGTTGTCAGAACCAATGACTTTTCTGGAATTCTGCAGGTATCTCGATGAGAACGGACTGTATGCGGACCCCCACTGGTTTCCTCAGGTTGCATTTGTTCCCTTACCGGTACATCAGCTTGATTTTGTTGGGCGTGTCGAGCGTTTCGAGAGTGACTATGGTGCGCTCGCGGAAAGTATTCATGACGGGGCGGCCGATACCCTGTCGGACACGTGGGATCCACACAGAACCCAGGCCCAAGATCAGTTGACGAACGTATATTGCCCGGAAAGTCTGGATATCGTGCGGCGCCTGTACGCGGTGGATTTCGAGACCTTCCGGTATGGCGACACTCCCTCTTGGTCCGCCGTAGGCAGGG
- a CDS encoding glycosyltransferase, with the protein MKIAFFLSQYGQGGVERMLINTARGLAERGHEVDYLCPADGAFLDGLPESIRRRPLPMGSRARRRALATYMADEQCDFVIVGKDDDAASALAARRRSRSNVRVIVRPGTTISRRLAERSKWKRWRTYRALRRIYAAADGIVANSTGVRDDIADITGVPAAKIFLVRNPVITPDFHGAATGEPPHSWLMPGEPPVLLGAGGLRRQKDFATLVDAFARVRSDREVRLIILGTGHLEGALGAQARSMGVVDDVALPGFVENPYPWMKHASLFVLSSLWEGSPNVLTEALALGTPVVSTDCPSGPQEILQGGRYGCLTPPGDAQAMAEAIRHTLDAPLPAATLQEATAEYTMERNAAGYEAILTEIHARVRSG; encoded by the coding sequence TACGGGCAGGGGGGTGTCGAGCGCATGCTGATCAACACCGCCCGCGGTCTCGCCGAGCGTGGTCACGAGGTGGACTACCTGTGTCCGGCGGATGGCGCCTTCCTGGATGGTCTGCCTGAATCCATTCGCCGTCGACCGCTGCCCATGGGTTCCCGGGCCCGGCGCCGTGCGCTTGCAACGTACATGGCGGATGAACAGTGCGATTTCGTCATCGTCGGCAAGGATGACGATGCGGCGTCGGCGCTTGCGGCGAGGCGCCGCAGCCGCTCCAACGTGCGCGTGATCGTACGGCCGGGAACCACCATCTCGCGCCGTCTCGCCGAACGAAGCAAGTGGAAGCGCTGGCGAACCTATCGCGCGCTGCGGCGGATCTATGCTGCTGCGGACGGTATCGTCGCCAACTCCACCGGGGTCCGGGACGACATTGCCGATATCACCGGGGTGCCCGCTGCGAAGATCTTCCTCGTGCGCAACCCCGTGATCACGCCGGATTTTCATGGTGCAGCCACGGGCGAACCGCCTCATTCATGGCTGATGCCCGGCGAGCCGCCAGTGTTGCTGGGTGCCGGGGGACTACGGCGGCAGAAGGATTTCGCGACCCTGGTTGATGCCTTCGCCCGCGTCAGGAGCGATCGCGAGGTTCGGTTGATCATCCTCGGCACGGGGCATCTCGAGGGTGCACTCGGCGCGCAGGCGCGGTCCATGGGTGTCGTGGATGACGTGGCCTTGCCGGGCTTCGTGGAAAACCCTTACCCGTGGATGAAGCATGCCAGCCTGTTCGTCCTCTCGTCGCTTTGGGAAGGCTCGCCCAATGTGCTCACGGAGGCGTTGGCGCTTGGCACGCCGGTGGTGTCCACTGATTGCCCCAGTGGGCCGCAGGAGATCCTTCAAGGGGGGCGGTACGGGTGCCTCACGCCACCCGGAGACGCTCAGGCCATGGCCGAGGCCATTCGGCATACCCTGGACGCACCGCTGCCGGCAGCCACGCTGCAGGAGGCAACGGCCGAGTACACCATGGAGCGAAACGCCGCCGGTTACGAAGCCATACTCACCGAGATTCACGCCCGCGTTCGGAGTGGGTAG